The following nucleotide sequence is from Trifolium pratense cultivar HEN17-A07 linkage group LG2, ARS_RC_1.1, whole genome shotgun sequence.
TTGTTCGTGTATGTGGGATGTGATTTGGATCACTACagttaatttaaatatttgggGGTAATGCTAGTTTTCCTACAAATATGCAGTTTCAAATGTCTGATGCGGATGAGTTTCGTTGCTTCATTGGTGGCCTTGCATGGTCAACATCTGATAGAAAGTTAAAGGATGCATTTGAAAAGTATGGCAAGCTGCTTGAGGCAAAGGTaattaatttcacatttttactGTTCGTTGTTATCATCTTGTTACCGTTTCATGCTTGTTAGTTGTTTTGCGTAATATGTGTGTATCCGACTGTACTTTTCCAAGTTCTGCGATTTTTCTTATATTCTTTGTTAACATTGCACAAAATTGTAGTAAATGAACTTATTTCTTGGAAAATTGGGCAAACCAAACATAAGGATATTGGTGATGGCTCTGTTGGGATAAATagcttaattaagcacttatggCATTAATGTTTCCCATATAAGTGtatgtataaaaaatttctataaCATAAGCTAAAATAAAGGCAAACTAATTTCACAAGCTATCCTAGTCCTAGATAGTCTATGGACATATCATACGATGTTTTTATAAGCTCTCACAAACCGCCTCCATGTGCTTATGCagtaaataagctcaaataagtcaattcaagaCAGACCCATGATAAAATTGAGTTTCTAttgaatttactttttaaacttGTCATGTGACTATTAAAAACCTTTAATCTCAACCTTCTATGTATAATTGTATGGTTGAGATTTACTCCTCTCACTCATACAAATAGCACTTACGCTAGACACATATCCCCCACCCCAACACACATTTTCTTGCTAACAATTATTCATTGGTATTTAAGGcgttaaaaattatgatttagGTGGTGGTTGACAAGTTCTCTGGACGTTCACGTGGTTTTGGGTTTGTCACATTTGATGACAAGGAAGCAATGGAAGAGGCTATTGAGGCTATGAATGGAATCGACTTGGATGGTCGAACTATTACTGTTGATAAAGCTCAGCCTCAAGGGTCAAGTAGAGATGATGACCGAGAACGTGGTCGTGACTCACGTGATCGCAATCGTGGCCGAGATTATGGAGGTAGTCGAGGGTCTAATGGTGGGGAATGCTTTAAGTGTGGTAAACCGGGTCATTTTGCAAGGGAATGTCCCAGTGAAGGAGGAGAAAGAGGAGGAAGGTATGGTGGCAGGGAAAGTAGATATAGTGGTGGCTATGGTCCTGATAGGAATGCAGATCGCTCTTCTGGTGGGCGTGACAGGGATGGTGGTGGTCGTGACAGGGATGGTGGTGGTCGCGACAGGGATGGTGGTCGCGATAGGGATGGTGGTGGACGTGACAGGGATCGTGATCGTGCTGCACCATATGAGCGTCGTGGATCTGGAGGCTATCGTTGATACATTTAGTTTGATTGAGGTACCAAACATGCATTgaattatatatacttttttgtACATGTTTTTCATGGTTCTgatgaaaaaattattgtgatttttgCAGTTTTTGAATTGGTGGGTTGCTGTTACTGCCTCAacttcaactttttcttttgatgaCATTATtctggaattttttttatggatgtaTGATACTAGTGTTTTGATGTGCAATACTCGGAACATATATCAAACTCTTTTATGTTCATAACTGTCAATCGTTAGCTCTGTTGAAATCTTGTGCATGTTTGAGTTACCGtcaaatatgatattttgcTCTATGCTATTGCTATTATTTACTGTTGGTTATCATGTGATTTGTGAATCGTGCATGAGGGGTTACATATAATATACATATTGGATGCTGTATTCACAGTTACTCAGTGTTCTAAGTTGTTTTGTCCAATAAGTGTGGAATTCTTTCATAGGCACGATCACAAATCAAACTATTTAGGCACACACACATCAAagagtaaaatttaattttgtgatATTAATTTAatgtgaaattaatttattgtttacttaacttaaaaaattaattttgtgataTAAATTGTGTATTTGTTAGATGTCAATTGAGCAGATTGAATTGTCAAATAATAAAACTGAGGAGCTTGGAGTAAACCAAAATTCAGAGGCTGAGTCATCTATCTCTATGGCTGAACCATATGAATATGTTGAGAGATTGAATTTAAGAAAGCGTCCAAGGAAAAGCACCCCTGTGAGATCTCTCTTTAGCTTTGTATATtgcaattgaatttttttatatttttattcattaaaaaaagaagCTTTCTTCGTAACTTTCATATCATTGAAAAGATTTTTGTATATGTTTGGATGATCATGAGAAAGAGAAGATCAATTTTCTATATTGGTGATCAAAATACAAGCCTTgaacaaatatgaaaataatgttGTTCTTGAATCAATTCCAATATAGAAAACTGATCTTCCCTTAATCTTGATCGCGCAATCCAAACATATATACTTAAGTGCttaaaataatatgaatatttttttttttcaatgataTGAAAGTTATGAAGAAAGTttcttttttaatgaataaaaatatgaaaaaattcaattgcAATATACAAAGCTAGAGAGAGATCTTATAGTGGTGCTTTTCCTTGGACGCATTCTGAAATTCAATCTTTCAACATATTCATATGGTTCAGCCATAGAGATAGATGACTCAGCCTCTGAATTTTGGTTTACTCCAACCTCCtcagttttatttatttgacaatTCAATCTCCTCCATTGACATAACAAATACACAAAattgcttgttcaaaaaaaaaaaaacaaatacacaaaattaattttttaagttaagTAATTAATATCACAATTAAATTTTACTCTTTGATGTGTGTGTGCCTAAATAGTTTGATTTGTGATTGTGTCTATGAAAGAATTCCTTACTTATTGGATGCTGGGTTCACAGTTTCCCAGTGTTCTAAGTTGTTTTGTGATTGTGTCTGTGAAGGAGGGAGTATTATGGagataacttttttttcttaagcATTAAATCTTCATGATAAAATCTTATACTACAATACAAAGTAAACTCCCTATAGTTTGTTTGTACCAATTCTCCTGTATAAATACAAAATCTTAAACTGTATTAAAGTATAAAAC
It contains:
- the LOC123908224 gene encoding glycine-rich RNA-binding protein RZ1A-like isoform X2 gives rise to the protein MSDADEFRCFIGGLAWSTSDRKLKDAFEKYGKLLEAKVVVDKFSGRSRGFGFVTFDDKEAMEEAIEAMNGIDLDGRTITVDKAQPQGSSRDDDRERGRDSRDRNRGRDYGGSRGSNGGECFKCGKPGHFARECPSEGGERGGRYGGRESRYSGGYGPDRNADRSSGGRDRDGGGRDRDGGGRDRDGGRDRDGGGRDRDRDRAAPYERRGSGGYR
- the LOC123908224 gene encoding glycine-rich RNA-binding protein RZ1A-like isoform X1 produces the protein MQFQMSDADEFRCFIGGLAWSTSDRKLKDAFEKYGKLLEAKVVVDKFSGRSRGFGFVTFDDKEAMEEAIEAMNGIDLDGRTITVDKAQPQGSSRDDDRERGRDSRDRNRGRDYGGSRGSNGGECFKCGKPGHFARECPSEGGERGGRYGGRESRYSGGYGPDRNADRSSGGRDRDGGGRDRDGGGRDRDGGRDRDGGGRDRDRDRAAPYERRGSGGYR